In Bacteroidota bacterium, one DNA window encodes the following:
- a CDS encoding tetratricopeptide repeat protein, translating into MKSFFIVLLAVGLSGLASIGCDSEPKAQQTLSIPQNPAERQLADTLRVIEKRLAENPTDPQLYYVRGKIKLELGDTVQALADLEKAVNLEPDNEEYLYGNAELAYIRGKDQQALDYLKRAVAQKTQRPEAYHLMGNVYLLQKNYTQALANMDRAIDLDKTQPIFYLGKALIYRQMKQPQRAITFANYALERNKAFLKAAALAADIHLNEVYDPKEARRYVYYILEADSLHPVGHYYMGYVLYRQAAETGDRSLYKPLMNKAIEEYSQAIKADPTYNDARYQRGYLYQQLDKLDKATADYKAVLERNPQDARAAFQLGSLYEYYKDYSRALKYYRQALQAKPDFAEARQAIQELERNLPDKK; encoded by the coding sequence ATGAAATCCTTCTTTATCGTGCTGCTGGCAGTGGGGCTGAGTGGCCTAGCCAGCATAGGCTGCGACTCGGAGCCCAAAGCCCAGCAGACCCTGAGCATACCCCAAAACCCGGCGGAGCGGCAGCTGGCAGATACCCTGCGGGTTATCGAAAAGCGGCTGGCAGAAAACCCAACCGACCCCCAGCTGTACTACGTACGCGGGAAGATAAAGCTGGAGCTGGGCGACACCGTACAGGCCCTGGCCGACCTGGAAAAGGCCGTGAACCTGGAGCCCGACAACGAGGAGTATCTGTATGGCAATGCCGAACTGGCCTATATACGGGGCAAAGACCAGCAAGCGCTGGACTACCTGAAGCGAGCCGTAGCGCAGAAAACACAGCGCCCTGAAGCCTACCACCTGATGGGCAATGTGTACCTGCTGCAAAAGAACTACACCCAGGCCCTGGCCAATATGGACAGAGCCATAGACCTGGACAAGACCCAGCCCATCTTCTACCTGGGCAAGGCACTGATATACAGGCAGATGAAGCAGCCCCAGCGGGCCATTACTTTTGCCAACTACGCCTTGGAACGAAACAAGGCCTTTCTAAAGGCGGCGGCCCTGGCGGCAGATATCCACCTGAACGAGGTGTATGACCCGAAAGAGGCGCGCCGCTATGTGTACTACATCCTGGAGGCAGACTCGCTACACCCGGTGGGGCACTACTACATGGGCTATGTGCTATACCGCCAGGCCGCCGAGACCGGAGACCGTAGCCTGTATAAACCGCTGATGAACAAGGCTATAGAAGAATATAGCCAAGCCATAAAGGCCGACCCCACCTATAACGATGCACGCTACCAGCGGGGCTACCTGTACCAGCAGCTGGATAAGCTGGACAAGGCTACGGCAGACTACAAGGCTGTGCTGGAGCGCAACCCCCAGGATGCACGCGCCGCCTTTCAGCTGGGCAGCCTGTACGAATACTACAAGGACTACAGCCGGGCGCTGAAATACTACCGCCAGGCCCTGCAGGCCAAGCCCGACTTTGCCGAGGCACGGCAGGCGATACAAGAACTGGAGCGAAACCTGCCAGACAAGAAGTAG
- the folK gene encoding 2-amino-4-hydroxy-6-hydroxymethyldihydropteridine diphosphokinase — protein MPVAYIGIGSNLGDREAQVQQATQGLLAIGALTRLSSLYETKPWGNTQQGAFVNAVAELETELSPEALLEAMMQLEQQMGRVRGEKWGPRTIDLDLLLMENLQCHTAQLQLPHPGIAERLFVLVPWMEIAPRVQLPDGRQVAELAEHLMQKTPAQDWPEMIAYQLHF, from the coding sequence ATGCCGGTCGCCTACATAGGCATTGGTAGCAACCTGGGCGATCGGGAGGCCCAGGTGCAGCAGGCTACACAGGGCCTGCTGGCCATTGGTGCACTTACACGCCTCTCCTCGCTGTACGAAACCAAGCCCTGGGGCAATACCCAGCAGGGTGCTTTTGTAAATGCGGTGGCCGAACTGGAAACAGAGTTGAGCCCAGAAGCCCTGCTGGAGGCCATGATGCAGCTGGAGCAACAAATGGGCCGTGTACGAGGAGAGAAGTGGGGACCCCGAACCATAGACCTGGACCTGCTGCTGATGGAAAACCTGCAGTGCCACACGGCCCAGCTACAGCTGCCCCACCCGGGTATAGCGGAACGGCTGTTTGTACTGGTACCCTGGATGGAAATAGCCCCCCGCGTGCAGCTGCCAGATGGGCGACAGGTTGCGGAGCTGGCCGAACACCTGATGCAAAAAACACCCGCGCAAGACTGGCCCGAAATGATTGCCTACCAATTGCATTTTTAG
- a CDS encoding transketolase family protein, which produces MSTKILTPTDHQDTRSGFGAGLLELGKLHEDVVALCADLTGSLKMDAFAAQFPDRFFQAGISEANMMGVAAGLATGGKVPFTGTFANFSTGRVYDQIRQSIAYSGKNVKICASHSGLTLGEDGATHQILEDVGMMRMLPHMMVVVPCDYNQTRLATLALYEHDGPAYLRFGRPKWPIFTEAQDPSFQLGKAQILRAGTDVTVIANGHLVWKALLAADALQQRGISAEVINLHTVKPLDAETLLASAAKTRAVVTAEEHQIHGGLADLVGQLLSTHLPTPLRAVAVQDQFGESGTPDQLLVKYGLDTPHIVQAAESVLKA; this is translated from the coding sequence ATGTCTACCAAAATACTCACCCCCACCGACCACCAGGATACCCGTAGCGGCTTTGGGGCCGGCCTGCTGGAGCTAGGCAAACTGCACGAGGATGTAGTAGCCCTGTGTGCCGACCTGACTGGCTCGCTCAAGATGGATGCCTTTGCAGCGCAGTTCCCCGATCGCTTCTTCCAGGCAGGTATCAGCGAGGCAAACATGATGGGCGTGGCAGCCGGCCTGGCTACAGGGGGCAAGGTGCCCTTTACCGGAACTTTTGCCAACTTCAGTACCGGCCGCGTGTACGACCAGATTCGCCAGAGCATAGCCTACAGCGGTAAAAACGTGAAGATATGTGCCAGCCACTCAGGCCTTACACTGGGCGAGGACGGCGCCACCCACCAGATACTGGAGGATGTGGGCATGATGCGCATGCTGCCGCACATGATGGTGGTGGTGCCCTGCGACTACAACCAGACCCGCCTGGCCACCCTGGCCCTATACGAGCATGATGGCCCCGCCTATCTGCGCTTTGGCCGCCCTAAGTGGCCCATCTTCACCGAAGCACAAGACCCTAGCTTCCAGCTGGGGAAAGCCCAAATCCTGCGTGCGGGTACCGACGTAACGGTGATAGCCAACGGCCACCTGGTATGGAAGGCCCTGCTGGCGGCAGATGCACTCCAGCAGCGGGGCATCTCGGCCGAAGTGATCAACCTGCACACCGTGAAGCCCCTGGATGCGGAGACCCTGCTGGCCTCGGCAGCCAAAACCAGAGCTGTAGTTACCGCAGAAGAGCACCAGATACACGGCGGCCTGGCCGACCTGGTAGGGCAGCTGCTAAGCACCCACCTGCCCACCCCCCTACGCGCCGTAGCCGTGCAGGACCAGTTTGGCGAAAGCGGTACGCCAGACCAGCTGCTGGTAAAGTATGGCCTGGATACCCCACACATTGTGCAGGCGGCAGAATCGGTTCTGAAAGCCTGA
- a CDS encoding transketolase, with the protein MPTTYTQAELQQIAAQVRRDIIRMVYDVQSGHPGGSLGCVEYFVALYYHLLVHDPKQFDIQGRGQDLFFLSNGHISPVWYSVLARSGYFDVAELATFRRLDSRLQGHPATEEGLPGIRVASGSLGQGLSVAIGAAQAKKLDADPRLVYVLMGDGECQEGQVWEAALYAAHHRVDNLIASIDLNYKQIDGDTRQVMNTTSLADKFRAFGWEVMEIPEGNNLDEVIKGYEYARSLCGEGKPVMVMLHTSMGKGVDYMEGTHDWHGKAPNKEQYERALEQLPATLADY; encoded by the coding sequence ATGCCTACTACCTATACCCAGGCCGAGCTGCAGCAAATAGCCGCGCAGGTGCGCCGAGACATCATCCGCATGGTGTATGACGTGCAGAGCGGGCACCCGGGTGGCTCGCTGGGCTGTGTAGAGTACTTTGTAGCCCTGTACTACCACCTGCTGGTGCACGATCCCAAACAATTTGACATACAGGGCCGGGGGCAAGACCTCTTTTTCCTCTCAAACGGACACATATCTCCGGTATGGTATTCTGTATTGGCACGCTCCGGCTACTTTGATGTGGCAGAACTGGCTACCTTTCGCCGGCTGGATAGCCGCCTGCAGGGCCACCCCGCTACCGAGGAAGGCCTACCGGGCATACGTGTAGCCAGCGGATCGCTAGGCCAGGGCCTGAGTGTGGCCATAGGTGCCGCACAGGCCAAAAAACTGGATGCCGACCCCCGCCTGGTGTATGTACTGATGGGCGACGGTGAGTGCCAGGAGGGGCAGGTGTGGGAAGCCGCCCTGTATGCTGCCCACCACCGGGTAGACAACCTGATAGCCAGCATAGACCTGAACTACAAGCAAATAGACGGAGACACCCGGCAGGTAATGAATACCACCAGCCTGGCCGATAAATTCCGCGCTTTTGGCTGGGAGGTGATGGAAATACCCGAGGGGAACAACCTGGACGAAGTGATAAAGGGCTATGAATACGCCCGCAGCCTGTGCGGAGAAGGCAAGCCAGTAATGGTGATGCTGCACACCAGTATGGGCAAGGGCGTGGACTATATGGAGGGCACCCACGACTGGCACGGCAAGGCCCCAAACAAGGAACAATACGAACGCGCCCTGGAGCAGCTACCCGCCACCCTGGCCGATTACTAA
- a CDS encoding nucleotide-diphospho-sugar transferase, which translates to MSLETPVLLITFNRADTVAQVLAALRLHRPTRLYWAGDAARPHKPGEAERVAETRALVQQVDWPCAIKTLFHDQNLGCRQGVSAAISWFFAHEEAGIILEDDTVPGPDMPAYCTQLLERYWHHPQVYHIGTNQYNPHMRHHPYSYFASQIPHVWGWATWRHKWAAYQEAEALLTATDRVPELRPEQAPPYLGAFFSQKLEAVRRGEIDAWSYLWAYAILQRGGIALAPRVNLTTNIGMGIQVAGANFSGVSARATFGFFPTYPLLPLQHPPSLAVNQRADHWTYRQVLHWGLWRKIKSKLWTTWERLVLRIC; encoded by the coding sequence ATGAGCCTGGAAACCCCGGTTCTCCTCATTACCTTCAACCGGGCCGATACCGTGGCCCAGGTGCTGGCGGCCCTGCGCCTGCACCGCCCTACCCGCCTGTACTGGGCCGGAGATGCTGCCCGCCCACACAAACCCGGCGAAGCGGAACGTGTGGCCGAAACCCGCGCCCTGGTGCAGCAGGTAGACTGGCCCTGTGCGATCAAAACCCTGTTTCACGACCAGAACCTGGGCTGCCGCCAGGGCGTATCCGCCGCCATCAGCTGGTTTTTTGCGCACGAGGAAGCGGGCATCATTCTGGAAGACGATACCGTGCCCGGGCCCGATATGCCCGCCTACTGCACCCAGCTACTGGAGCGGTACTGGCATCACCCCCAGGTGTACCACATTGGCACCAACCAGTACAACCCGCACATGCGGCACCACCCGTATAGCTACTTTGCCAGCCAGATCCCCCACGTGTGGGGCTGGGCCACCTGGCGGCACAAGTGGGCGGCTTATCAAGAGGCCGAGGCCCTGCTAACAGCCACCGACCGTGTGCCTGAGCTGCGGCCGGAACAAGCCCCCCCCTACCTGGGGGCGTTCTTCAGCCAAAAGCTGGAAGCGGTACGACGGGGCGAGATAGATGCCTGGAGCTACCTGTGGGCCTACGCCATCCTGCAAAGAGGAGGCATAGCCCTGGCGCCCCGCGTAAACCTGACCACGAACATAGGAATGGGCATACAGGTAGCGGGGGCAAACTTCAGTGGAGTAAGCGCCCGGGCTACCTTCGGCTTTTTTCCTACTTATCCCCTCCTGCCCCTGCAGCATCCGCCCAGCCTGGCCGTAAACCAGCGGGCCGACCACTGGACGTACCGACAGGTGCTGCACTGGGGGCTGTGGAGAAAGATAAAGAGCAAGCTGTGGACCACCTGGGAGCGGCTGGTACTACGCATCTGCTAA
- a CDS encoding glycosyltransferase, whose protein sequence is MRILHLTAWPQGGAGVSARRIAAAQRTIGLEAALLTREAEPGPHLHSVRSLLPPKALMALEVLPMAPRLKRRPDMFMFSRAAVGLPLWRHPAVLQADVLNLHWFHHGFLSLTGLKKLLALGKPVVWTLHDMWAFTGGCHSAPGCERYLSGCGQCPLLRHPHQHDLTQRQWRHKQQLYAQARNLHIVTPSAWLAKCADASGLFRAPAHPIPNPIEPDRFSPGPAAAARQTLGLPLQGTYLLFGAASLQDPRKGGALLQQALTQLPMAARAGVHLLTVGRKGIELPPGYLHTHLGSLPAGQMVQAYRAATYTLVPSLQDNLPNMVMESLACGTPVVATPTGGIPEMIAHGHSGWLAQEATAPALAQVLQHAMAHPLGREQAHSQAMAAYSPDRIGRMYADLYQSLLA, encoded by the coding sequence ATGCGTATACTGCACCTTACCGCCTGGCCCCAGGGGGGCGCGGGCGTATCCGCCCGGCGCATTGCCGCCGCCCAGCGCACCATAGGGCTGGAGGCAGCCCTGCTAACGCGCGAGGCCGAGCCTGGCCCACACCTGCATAGTGTCCGTAGCCTGCTCCCCCCCAAAGCCCTGATGGCCCTGGAGGTGCTACCCATGGCACCCCGGCTGAAGCGGCGCCCCGATATGTTCATGTTCAGCCGCGCTGCCGTGGGCCTGCCCCTGTGGCGGCACCCCGCCGTGTTACAGGCCGATGTGCTGAACCTGCACTGGTTTCATCACGGTTTTCTCTCCCTGACTGGCCTAAAAAAACTGCTGGCCTTGGGTAAACCCGTAGTGTGGACCCTGCATGATATGTGGGCCTTCACCGGTGGCTGCCACTCAGCACCTGGCTGCGAGCGCTACCTGTCGGGTTGCGGGCAGTGCCCCCTGCTGCGCCACCCACACCAGCACGACCTTACCCAGCGCCAGTGGCGCCACAAGCAGCAGCTGTATGCCCAGGCCCGCAACCTGCACATTGTTACCCCATCGGCCTGGCTGGCCAAGTGCGCCGATGCATCGGGCCTGTTTCGGGCACCGGCCCACCCCATACCGAACCCCATCGAGCCGGATCGATTTTCGCCGGGGCCTGCGGCGGCAGCACGCCAGACCCTTGGCCTGCCGCTGCAGGGCACCTACCTGCTGTTCGGGGCCGCTAGCCTGCAGGACCCCCGTAAGGGGGGAGCCCTGCTACAGCAGGCCCTGACCCAGCTGCCCATGGCCGCTCGTGCAGGCGTTCACCTGCTCACAGTAGGGCGAAAAGGCATTGAGCTGCCGCCGGGCTACCTGCACACCCACCTGGGCAGCCTGCCTGCCGGGCAGATGGTGCAGGCCTATCGGGCGGCCACCTACACCCTGGTACCCAGCCTGCAGGACAACCTGCCCAATATGGTAATGGAAAGCCTGGCCTGTGGCACCCCCGTAGTGGCCACGCCCACGGGCGGCATCCCCGAGATGATAGCGCACGGGCACAGCGGCTGGCTGGCACAGGAGGCCACGGCACCAGCCCTGGCCCAGGTGCTACAGCACGCCATGGCCCACCCCCTGGGCCGTGAGCAAGCCCACAGCCAGGCCATGGCGGCCTATAGCCCCGATCGGATCGGCCGTATGTATGCAGACCTTTACCAATCCCTGCTGGCATGA
- the ruvB gene encoding Holliday junction branch migration DNA helicase RuvB, producing the protein MERSFDLNARLTDSEELVLRPQRFGEFAGQPKIIENLKIFVQAANMRGEALDHVILHGPPGLGKTTLSYIIARELGSEVKTTSGPVLEKPGDLAGLLTSLEPRDVLFIDEIHRLSPVVEEYLYSAMEDFKIDIMLETGPNARSVEINLNPFTLVGATTRAGLLTSPLLARFGIQCRLEYYDADLLSRIIIRSAQVLQVGIAASGAQELARRSRGTPRIANRLLRRARDFAMIKGQGEITQDIAQMALDALAVDEAGLDEMDTRILRTLIEKFGGGPVGLGTLATAVAEEAETIEEVYEPFLIMQGFLQRTQRGRIATQRAYEHFGKKQGPKPGALFS; encoded by the coding sequence ATGGAAAGATCCTTCGACCTGAATGCCCGGCTGACCGACAGCGAAGAGCTGGTGCTACGCCCGCAGCGCTTTGGCGAGTTTGCGGGCCAGCCTAAGATCATCGAGAACCTGAAGATCTTTGTGCAGGCAGCTAACATGCGGGGCGAGGCTCTGGATCATGTGATTCTGCATGGTCCGCCAGGACTGGGCAAAACCACCCTCAGCTACATCATAGCCCGCGAGCTGGGCAGCGAGGTAAAAACCACCAGTGGCCCCGTGCTGGAAAAACCCGGAGATCTGGCCGGCCTGCTTACCAGCCTGGAGCCGCGCGATGTGCTGTTTATAGACGAAATACACCGCCTAAGCCCCGTGGTGGAGGAATACCTATACAGCGCCATGGAGGATTTCAAGATAGACATCATGCTGGAGACCGGGCCAAATGCCCGCTCGGTAGAGATCAACCTGAACCCCTTCACCCTGGTAGGGGCCACTACCCGTGCCGGGCTGCTCACCTCGCCCCTGCTGGCCCGCTTCGGCATTCAGTGTCGGCTGGAGTACTACGATGCCGACCTGCTAAGCCGGATTATTATCCGCTCGGCCCAGGTGCTACAGGTGGGCATAGCCGCCAGCGGGGCCCAGGAGCTGGCACGCCGCAGCCGCGGCACACCACGTATAGCCAACCGGCTGCTGCGCCGTGCGCGAGACTTTGCCATGATAAAGGGCCAAGGCGAGATAACCCAAGACATTGCCCAGATGGCACTGGATGCCCTGGCCGTGGATGAGGCGGGCCTGGACGAAATGGATACCCGCATCCTGCGCACCCTGATCGAGAAATTCGGTGGGGGGCCGGTAGGCCTGGGCACCCTGGCTACTGCCGTGGCCGAGGAGGCCGAGACCATAGAAGAGGTATACGAGCCCTTCCTGATTATGCAGGGCTTCCTGCAGCGCACCCAGCGGGGCCGCATAGCCACCCAGCGGGCCTACGAGCACTTTGGCAAAAAACAGGGACCCAAACCCGGCGCACTATTCTCCTGA
- a CDS encoding ATP-binding cassette domain-containing protein, which produces MALIVDTLRKTYGSQQALDGVSFRMEKGEIVGFLGPNGAGKSTTMKIITGFIQPTAGTAQLDGLEAGSLEMRRRIGYLPEHNPLYLDMYVHEFLRFTGRLYGLRGAQLGQRIAELIAQTGLQHEQHKKIGALSRGYRQRVGIAQALIHDPELLILDEPTSGLDPNQVIEIRNLIKEVGRTKTVLFSSHILPEVEAVAQRVILIHKGQIKADDSLAALTRNRSLEQMFQSLTQ; this is translated from the coding sequence ATGGCACTGATAGTAGACACGCTGCGCAAAACCTATGGCAGCCAGCAGGCCCTGGACGGCGTTTCGTTCCGGATGGAAAAGGGCGAAATCGTGGGATTTCTGGGGCCGAATGGGGCGGGCAAGAGCACCACGATGAAAATCATCACCGGCTTCATACAGCCTACAGCAGGCACAGCTCAGCTGGATGGGCTGGAGGCCGGTAGCCTGGAGATGCGCCGCCGCATAGGCTACCTGCCCGAGCACAACCCCCTGTACCTGGATATGTACGTGCACGAGTTTTTGCGCTTCACGGGCCGGCTGTATGGGCTGAGGGGGGCACAGCTGGGGCAGCGAATAGCCGAGCTGATAGCGCAAACAGGCCTACAGCACGAGCAGCACAAAAAGATAGGTGCCCTAAGCCGGGGCTACCGGCAGCGTGTGGGCATAGCCCAGGCACTGATACACGACCCGGAGCTGCTGATACTGGATGAACCCACCAGTGGCCTGGACCCCAACCAGGTGATCGAAATCCGCAACCTGATCAAGGAAGTGGGCCGTACCAAGACGGTACTCTTCAGCAGCCACATACTGCCCGAGGTAGAAGCGGTGGCCCAGCGCGTTATACTGATCCACAAGGGGCAGATAAAAGCAGACGACAGCCTGGCCGCGCTAACACGAAACCGAAGCCTGGAGCAAATGTTCCAGTCTCTGACACAGTAA
- a CDS encoding 2Fe-2S iron-sulfur cluster-binding protein: MNVYEVEFVFDEDDKEPLTVQAAAGETILELCEQNNIELHHNCGGVCACTTCHVYIEEGMDCLSEMSEKEEDYVDRAINPRIESRLGCQCEIYGRITVRIPDQSVMIGH; this comes from the coding sequence ATGAATGTATACGAGGTCGAATTTGTATTTGACGAAGACGATAAGGAACCCCTGACCGTACAGGCTGCAGCGGGCGAAACAATCCTGGAGCTATGTGAGCAGAACAACATAGAGCTGCACCACAACTGCGGGGGGGTGTGTGCCTGCACTACCTGCCACGTGTATATAGAGGAGGGGATGGACTGCCTGTCTGAGATGAGCGAGAAGGAAGAAGACTACGTAGACCGCGCCATCAACCCCCGCATAGAGAGCCGCCTGGGCTGCCAGTGCGAGATCTATGGCCGCATCACCGTGCGCATACCCGACCAGTCTGTAATGATTGGGCACTAG
- the iscX gene encoding Fe-S cluster assembly protein IscX has translation MTNHYEPPYGWADHEDIAQKLYEKFGDDFSEGKIYRIRFTDLLDWVLALPGFEGKREECNEGHLEQIQSAWVYEWRDNQN, from the coding sequence ATGACGAACCACTACGAGCCGCCCTATGGCTGGGCCGACCATGAGGATATTGCCCAGAAGTTGTACGAGAAGTTTGGCGACGATTTTAGCGAAGGGAAGATTTACCGCATCCGGTTTACCGACCTGCTGGACTGGGTGCTGGCGCTGCCGGGCTTTGAGGGTAAGCGCGAGGAGTGCAACGAGGGCCACCTGGAGCAGATACAGAGCGCCTGGGTGTACGAGTGGCGCGACAATCAAAACTAG
- a CDS encoding DUF1460 domain-containing protein, whose translation MTACLPPSIIKRRGLHRLAGLLAGLLGCLPGQCLAQPTVPGAYCVGQSAATVCAIVRAPAGAGASGGGFAAFYLAHHSQLQAVPYGSGGKGSQAGQTLINLEQMDCLTFVENLLALYLTQHMLAEHVHHMRDAEILERYKYVLDHIRYDRGVNCRWEDRLFYFTQAMEQLRQYGLVQDVAALNGEPYHKPISYMSTHRARYPGVQDWQRVVHYEQQLSVARRFYYPHQVYERYAELAQTGDIIAFASTQAGLDISHLGFVERDAETGGLRLTHSSSLAGRLVVGQDLCSYLGNRTGIEGFFVYRLTYP comes from the coding sequence ATGACCGCCTGTTTGCCGCCTTCGATCATTAAGCGGCGGGGGCTACACCGCCTGGCAGGCCTGCTGGCAGGGCTGCTAGGCTGCCTACCCGGGCAGTGCCTGGCACAGCCCACTGTGCCGGGTGCCTACTGTGTGGGCCAGTCTGCAGCCACCGTGTGCGCCATTGTGCGTGCCCCCGCCGGGGCGGGCGCCTCTGGCGGGGGGTTTGCAGCTTTCTACCTGGCGCACCACAGCCAGCTGCAGGCCGTACCCTATGGCAGTGGGGGCAAGGGCAGCCAGGCCGGCCAGACCCTCATCAACCTGGAGCAGATGGACTGCCTGACCTTTGTGGAGAACCTGCTGGCCCTGTACCTAACACAGCACATGCTAGCCGAGCACGTGCACCACATGCGGGATGCGGAGATCCTGGAACGGTATAAGTATGTGCTAGACCACATCCGCTACGACCGGGGGGTGAACTGCCGGTGGGAAGATCGGCTCTTCTACTTCACCCAGGCCATGGAGCAGCTGCGGCAGTATGGGCTGGTGCAGGATGTGGCCGCCCTGAATGGCGAGCCTTATCACAAGCCTATATCCTACATGAGCACCCACCGCGCACGCTACCCAGGGGTGCAAGACTGGCAGCGTGTAGTGCACTATGAGCAGCAGCTAAGTGTGGCCCGGCGCTTCTACTACCCACACCAGGTATACGAGCGCTATGCCGAGCTGGCACAGACCGGAGACATCATCGCCTTTGCGAGCACCCAGGCTGGCCTGGATATCAGCCACCTGGGCTTTGTGGAACGCGATGCGGAAACAGGCGGGCTGCGGCTAACGCACAGTAGCAGCCTGGCAGGCAGGCTGGTGGTGGGGCAAGACCTGTGCAGCTACCTGGGCAATCGCACAGGTATAGAGGGGTTTTTTGTCTACCGCCTTACGTATCCGTAG
- a CDS encoding TM2 domain-containing protein, which produces MKVLCCLLLVALCLLASRLQAGVAPGHQAATRPSQAECLHQPQQAVGAPGRAQPPTPTEEDPAARRKPRAWKKKGVALALCLFAGFVAAHRYYLGARKPLLTAGYLVLAIPLWPVDLGTLLLDGMDRYYFNDRLFAAFDH; this is translated from the coding sequence ATGAAAGTGCTTTGCTGCCTGCTGCTTGTCGCCCTCTGCCTACTTGCATCCCGCCTGCAGGCAGGGGTAGCCCCGGGCCACCAGGCCGCAACCAGGCCCAGCCAGGCCGAATGCCTGCACCAGCCCCAGCAGGCTGTAGGGGCACCAGGAAGGGCCCAGCCCCCTACCCCTACCGAGGAGGACCCCGCAGCCCGCCGGAAGCCCAGGGCTTGGAAGAAAAAGGGGGTTGCCCTTGCGCTCTGCCTCTTTGCAGGCTTTGTGGCCGCACACCGCTACTACCTGGGGGCCCGGAAGCCGCTGCTGACGGCGGGCTACCTGGTGCTGGCCATCCCCCTCTGGCCGGTAGACCTGGGCACGCTTTTGTTAGACGGGATGGATCGTTACTACTTCAATGACCGCCTGTTTGCCGCCTTCGATCATTAA
- the fsa gene encoding fructose-6-phosphate aldolase: MKFFLDTANLDEIQDAQSLGLLDGITTNPSLMAREGVQDVEAHYLKICQLVEGDISAEVIATDYAGMLDEGRKLARLHENIVVKIPFIKEGVRAIRTLADEGIRTNCTLIFSPMQALLAAKAGASYVSPFIGRLDDIAHDGMDLIAQIRTIFDNYGYDCEILAASTRHTLHIVQCAEEGADVVTLPYKVFMGLFNHPLTDIGLKQFLADHAKSHKV, encoded by the coding sequence ATGAAGTTCTTCCTCGATACAGCCAATCTGGATGAAATACAAGATGCCCAGAGCCTGGGCCTGCTGGATGGTATCACCACCAACCCCTCGCTAATGGCCCGAGAGGGAGTACAGGACGTAGAGGCGCATTACCTGAAGATATGCCAACTGGTGGAGGGTGACATAAGTGCCGAGGTGATAGCCACGGACTATGCCGGCATGCTGGACGAGGGCCGAAAACTGGCCCGCCTGCACGAGAATATTGTGGTAAAGATCCCTTTCATCAAGGAAGGAGTACGCGCCATACGCACCCTGGCCGATGAAGGCATTCGTACCAACTGTACACTGATATTCAGCCCCATGCAGGCCCTGCTGGCTGCCAAGGCCGGGGCCAGCTATGTGAGCCCCTTTATTGGCCGGCTGGATGATATTGCGCACGACGGCATGGACCTGATTGCCCAGATCCGCACCATTTTTGACAACTATGGCTACGACTGCGAGATACTGGCCGCCAGCACCCGCCACACCCTGCACATTGTGCAGTGTGCCGAGGAAGGTGCCGACGTGGTAACCCTGCCCTACAAGGTGTTTATGGGCCTTTTCAACCATCCGCTTACGGATATTGGCCTGAAGCAGTTTTTGGCAGACCACGCCAAAAGCCACAAGGTTTAG